The bacterium DNA segment GCTGAACATCACCACGCCCTCGAGCATCGGAAAATCGCGGGCGTAGATGGACTCGACGGCGAGCCGGCCGAGGCCCGGGATCGAGAAGATCGTCTCGGTGATGACGACGCCGCCGAGCAGGGTGCCGAGCTGAATGCCCATCACGGTGATCACCGGGATCACCGCGTTCCGCAGCGCGTGGCGCACCAGCACCGTCACGGCGGCCAGTCCCTTCGCGTTCGCGGTGCGGACGAAATCCGCGCTCATGACCTCGAGCATGCTGCTGCGCAACTGCCGCATCACGACCGCGGCCAGCACGACGCCGAGCACGAAGGCCGGCATGATGATCGTGCGCAGATTGCGGCCGAGGTCGTGCGTGGGCGGCACGAAGCCCGAGGCGGGCAGCCAGTGGAGATTGACCGCGAAGAGATAGATCAACATGATCCCGAGCCAGAAGTTCGGAATGCTGAGGCCGGTGAGCGCGGCCGCCGACGCGGCATAGTCCACCGCCGTCCGGCGGCGCCAGGCCGCGAGTACGCCGGCCGGAATGGCGATGGACCAGGCGATCAGGAGCGCGAACGCGGAGAGCTCCGCGGTCACAGGGATCTTCTGCAGCACGGTTGCGAGCACCGACCGGTTGTCCTTGAACGAATGGCCGAAGTCGCCGTGCAGCATGCCGCCGACCCACCGGGCGTACTGCACCGGGAGCGGCTGGTCCAGGCCAAGTTGATGCCGGAGGGCGACCAGGGCGTCCGGGGAGGCCTCCTCGCCGAGGAAGAGCCGCGCCGCGTCGCCCGGGATCAGGTTGATGAGCGTGAAGATGATCACGCTGACGAAGAAGACCACGGGAATCATCTGGAGAAGCCGGCGGGCGATGAAGCGCAGCATCGGCTTTCAGCCGCCGGGGGAGGCCCGGCGCGCGGGCCTCCCCCGTTGCGCTATTGCGACAGCCAGGCCGAGGCGAACCGCATCATGCCGTCCGGCACGTGCACGTACCCATGCACCTTGGTGGACACCAGTTTGTATTCCTTTGGGAAGTACAGCCAGACGTAGGGCATGTCGTCCGCGAGGATCTTCGTCACCTCGCCGTACGCGCGGCGGCGCTGATTCATGTCGTTGAGCAGCCTCGCCGCGTCCAGCAGCTCCGTCACCTTCGGGTTCGTGTAGCCCGCGTCGTTGAACGAGCCGATCCCGGACGGCGTCATGAACGGGTAGATGTCGAAATCCGGATCGGGCCGGCCGCTCCAGCCGAGCAGCGCCGCCTGGTGCTGCAAATGATCCGTCGTCGTCAGCAGCTGTCCGAACTCGAGCAGCTGAATCTTCATCTGGATGCCCGCTTCTGCGGCCATGGACTGGATCGCCTGGAGGATCGACTGGTTGACCGGCCCAGGCGTCGACAGCACCGTAAACTCGAAGCCCCCGGGGTGACCCGCCGCCTGCAGCTTCTCTTTGGCCAGCGGGATGTTGCGCGGCGGGATCTTCCAGTTCGGATCGTAGGCCGGTGTCCCGTTCGGGAAGAACGAGTAGGCGGGAAAGACCGCGCCCTGCAACACCACGTTCGCGATCGCGTTGCGGTCGATCGTGGCATTGAACGCCTGGCGGAGCGCCTTGTTATCGAACGGCGGCTTCGTCACGTTCAGATAGATGCCGTCCCACTCGAATGCACCGTGGACGAGTAGTTTGAACCTAGCGTCCGGCTTCGCCGCCTCGGCCGCCAGCGATTTGATCTGCGGCGCCGGCACGCGGTTGATGATGTCCACGTCGCCCGACTTGAGGTTGGCCACGCGCGCGTTGTCGTCCACAAACGGCCGGTAGACGATCCGGTCGAGGTACGGCTCGCCCTTCGCCCAGTAGTTGGGATTGCGCTGCAGCGTGACGTGATCTTGAGGAATCTTCTCGACGAACGAGAACGGGCCGGTCCCCACCGGGTGGAGGGCAAAGTCGAGGCCCTCCTTCTGCGCCGCGGCCGGGGACACCATCATGCCGGCCCGGTCGGTGAGCACGTAAAGCAGCGGGCTGTACGGCTTCTCGAGGTTGAGGCGCACCGTGGAGGCGTCGACGACGGTCACGCTTTGGACCGGCAGAATCTCGCTGCGCCGCGCGGAGGGGAACTTGGGGTCCTTCATGCGCTCGAAATTGTACTTGACGGCGTCCGCGTTGAAGGGCGTGCCGTCCTGGAACTTGACGCCCTGCCGCAGCTTGAAGGTCACGGTCTTGCCATCGGGGCTGCTCGTCCAGGAGGTCGCAAGCATCGGGACGATCGTGAGATTCGCGTCGGTGTCGACGAGCTTGTCGTAGAGGTTCTGATAAACCTGCCGGTCGACCGCCGCGGTGGACCGGTGAGGATCCATGTTCGGCGGATCGGAGTCGAGCCCCGCGCGCAGCGTTCCGCCCCGCCGTCCGCCCTGCGCGGACGCGGCTCCCAGCCCGCCCGCCAGCAACACCGCGACGAGCACCAGCACGCTCCATCTGCGCATTCCGCAACCCCTTCCCCGCGGAGTCACACCCGCTCGAAAAAGCGACAACCTATTCCGGAGGCCGATGAGGAATCCTCCCCGGCGCGTCCGCCGCCGGGGATGCGTTACAGGCCTGTGACACCGTACGCAACGCGCTTAGTGGACCGGATGC contains these protein-coding regions:
- a CDS encoding ABC transporter permease; this encodes MLRFIARRLLQMIPVVFFVSVIIFTLINLIPGDAARLFLGEEASPDALVALRHQLGLDQPLPVQYARWVGGMLHGDFGHSFKDNRSVLATVLQKIPVTAELSAFALLIAWSIAIPAGVLAAWRRRTAVDYAASAAALTGLSIPNFWLGIMLIYLFAVNLHWLPASGFVPPTHDLGRNLRTIIMPAFVLGVVLAAVVMRQLRSSMLEVMSADFVRTANAKGLAAVTVLVRHALRNAVIPVITVMGIQLGTLLGGVVITETIFSIPGLGRLAVESIYARDFPMLEGVVMFSAFSVLAVNLFVDIVYSIIDPRITLGGSPT
- a CDS encoding ABC transporter substrate-binding protein, with protein sequence MRRWSVLVLVAVLLAGGLGAASAQGGRRGGTLRAGLDSDPPNMDPHRSTAAVDRQVYQNLYDKLVDTDANLTIVPMLATSWTSSPDGKTVTFKLRQGVKFQDGTPFNADAVKYNFERMKDPKFPSARRSEILPVQSVTVVDASTVRLNLEKPYSPLLYVLTDRAGMMVSPAAAQKEGLDFALHPVGTGPFSFVEKIPQDHVTLQRNPNYWAKGEPYLDRIVYRPFVDDNARVANLKSGDVDIINRVPAPQIKSLAAEAAKPDARFKLLVHGAFEWDGIYLNVTKPPFDNKALRQAFNATIDRNAIANVVLQGAVFPAYSFFPNGTPAYDPNWKIPPRNIPLAKEKLQAAGHPGGFEFTVLSTPGPVNQSILQAIQSMAAEAGIQMKIQLLEFGQLLTTTDHLQHQAALLGWSGRPDPDFDIYPFMTPSGIGSFNDAGYTNPKVTELLDAARLLNDMNQRRRAYGEVTKILADDMPYVWLYFPKEYKLVSTKVHGYVHVPDGMMRFASAWLSQ